Proteins co-encoded in one Diprion similis isolate iyDipSimi1 chromosome 13, iyDipSimi1.1, whole genome shotgun sequence genomic window:
- the LOC124413909 gene encoding mitochondrial Rho GTPase isoform X3 translates to MVAAGNTVMRQGGTRRNVRILLVGERGVGKTSLILSLVSEEYAEDVPSKAEEITIPADVTPEQVPTHIVDYSAAEQTDDQLAEEIQKAHVICVVYSVEDEDTLDRVASYWLPLIRQSSPNNRCPIVLVGNKIDLVDYSTIEAVYPIMKEFSEIESCIECSAKTLQNISEMFYYAQKAVLHPTTPLYNYDTQELTDECKTALRRIFKICDLDNDGLLNDMELNTFQQWCFNTPLQPQVLVDVKAVLSKNITDGISEGCVTMKGFMYLQCLFIQRGRNETTWAVLRKFGYDSDLLMSKEYIHPPLKVPLGCTTELSHKGQEFLAVLFMQHDCDHDGALSPLELEMLFSRCPSPPWGDEYRFVVPTNEKGWITFQGFMCQWALMTLTNVRKTLEYMAYLGYNMYNNECQTNAINVTREKKLDLAKKQSSRNVYSCHVIGPKSSGKTTLCRTFVDPKLEKLKPDIVPSTSHITVNTVHVYGQEKTIVLRDINILNVQDALTPAQIQCDAAALVYDASNPKSFEYIARIFIKYFADSKIPVLIVANKSDLTEAKQDYLLQPNSFCSKYKLMPPQPYSVTRTVRREIFVKLATMAAFPRFQAAWVLFYKHRHMKQFGLIQGESVVWWKAGLGLAVATVAGFVVMRVLNTDKR, encoded by the exons ATGGTTGCGGCCGGCAATACGGTTATGCGTCAAGGTGGGACGCGGCGAAATGTTAGAATTCTCTTGGTGGGGGAGCGTGGAGTTGGAAAAACCTCCCTGATACTCTCCTTGGTTAGCGAGGAGTACGCCGAGGATGTCCCCAGCAAGGCTGAGGAGATCACGATACCGGCGGATGTCACTCCGGAACAGGTCCCCACTCATATAGTCGATTACTCGG CTGCAGAACAGACGGACGACCAGCTAGCAGAGGAAATTCAAAAGGCTCATGTAATTTGTGTGGTATATTCGGTGGAGGATGAGGACACGTTGGACCGGGTGGCCAGTTACTGGTTACCCTTAATCAGACAGTCGTCGCCGAACAACCGATGCCCAATCGTTCTTGTTGGCAATAAAATTGATCTCGTCGACTATTCAACCATTGAG GCCGTTTATCCaattatgaaagaattttctgaaatagAGAGCTGCATCGAG TGTTCCGCCAAAACgttgcaaaatatttcagaaatgttTTATTATGCGCAAAAAGCTGTCCTGCATCCTACTACGCCCCTTTACAACTACGACACACAAGAG TTAACGGACGAATGCAAAACTGCACTGAGAAGAATATTTAAG ataTGTGACCTTGACAATGACGGTCTGTTGAACGATATGGAATTGAACACGTTTCAACAATGGTGCTTCAATACTCCCCTACAACCTCAAGTCTTAGTTGATGTAAAAGCAGTTCTTTCTAAAAATATCACCGATGGGATTAGCGAGGGCTGCGTCACAATGAAAG GTTTCATGTATCTGCAGTGTCTATTTATACAGCGAGGTCGCAACGAAACGACATGGGCTGTTCTCAGAAAGTTTGGTTACGACAGTGATCTCTTAATGTCTAAAGAATATATCCATCCTCC TTTGAAGGTACCATTGGGCTGTACGACCGAATTATCGCACAAAGGCCAGGAGTTCTTAGCTGTACTTTTTATGCAACACGATTGCGATCATGACGGCGCTCTATCTCCGCTAGAACTGGAGATGCTTTTCTCTCGCTGTCCGAGTCCACCCTGGGGTGACGAATATCGGTTTGTCGTACCTACCAACGAAAAG GGTTGGATCACATTTCAAGGATTTATGTGCCAATGGGCATTGATGACGTTGACCAATGTACGAAAAACTTTGGAATACATGGCATACCTTGgttacaatatgtataataacgagTGCCAAACAAATGCTATTAACGTGAcacgtgagaaaaaattggatttGGCCAAAAAACAGTCCAGCAGAAACGTGTATAGCTGTCACGTTATAGGACCGAAGAGCAGCGGCAAAACAACCTTATGCAGAACTTTCGTAGATCCAAAACTTGAG AAATTGAAACCAGATATAGTCCCATCCACCTCACACATCACAGTGAATACGGTGCATGTATATGgacaagagaaaacgatcgtGCTCAGGgacataaatattttaaacgtTCAAGATGCCTTGACACCTGCACAAATCCAATGCGACGCTGCGGCTCTCGTTTACGACGCTAGCAATCCAAAATCGTTCGAGTACATTGCTCGGATTTTCATT AAATACTTTGCCGACAGTAAAATACCGGTACTGATAGTCGCAAACAAGAGTGACCTCACGGAAGCGAAGCAGGACTATCTGTTGCAGCCCAACAGTTTCTGCAGCAAATACAAATTAATGCCACCTCAGCCTTACAGTGTTACACGTACTGTGCGTCGTGAAATATTTGTCAAGCTGGCTACTATGGCAGCATTCCC CCGCTTTCAAGCAGCGTGGGTATTATTTTACAAGCACAG GCACATGAAGCAATTTGGTTTGATACAAGGAGAGTCTGTCGTTTGGTGGAAAGCTGGACTCGGACTTGCTGTGGCTACAGTTGCTGGATTTGTTGTGATGCGCGTCCTGAATACTGACAAGAGATAG
- the LOC124413909 gene encoding mitochondrial Rho GTPase isoform X1 has translation MVAAGNTVMRQGGTRRNVRILLVGERGVGKTSLILSLVSEEYAEDVPSKAEEITIPADVTPEQVPTHIVDYSAAEQTDDQLAEEIQKAHVICVVYSVEDEDTLDRVASYWLPLIRQSSPNNRCPIVLVGNKIDLVDYSTIEAVYPIMKEFSEIESCIECSAKTLQNISEMFYYAQKAVLHPTTPLYNYDTQELTDECKTALRRIFKICDLDNDGLLNDMELNTFQQWCFNTPLQPQVLVDVKAVLSKNITDGISEGCVTMKGFMYLQCLFIQRGRNETTWAVLRKFGYDSDLLMSKEYIHPPLKVPLGCTTELSHKGQEFLAVLFMQHDCDHDGALSPLELEMLFSRCPSPPWGDEYRFVVPTNEKGWITFQGFMCQWALMTLTNVRKTLEYMAYLGYNMYNNECQTNAINVTREKKLDLAKKQSSRNVYSCHVIGPKSSGKTTLCRTFVDPKLEKLKPDIVPSTSHITVNTVHVYGQEKTIVLRDINILNVQDALTPAQIQCDAAALVYDASNPKSFEYIARIFIKYFADSKIPVLIVANKSDLTEAKQDYLLQPNSFCSKYKLMPPQPYSVTRTVRREIFVKLATMAAFPRFQAAWVLFYKHSPLRRMVHMLLVKPSPIEWWSSIRRHMKQFGLIQGESVVWWKAGLGLAVATVAGFVVMRVLNTDKR, from the exons ATGGTTGCGGCCGGCAATACGGTTATGCGTCAAGGTGGGACGCGGCGAAATGTTAGAATTCTCTTGGTGGGGGAGCGTGGAGTTGGAAAAACCTCCCTGATACTCTCCTTGGTTAGCGAGGAGTACGCCGAGGATGTCCCCAGCAAGGCTGAGGAGATCACGATACCGGCGGATGTCACTCCGGAACAGGTCCCCACTCATATAGTCGATTACTCGG CTGCAGAACAGACGGACGACCAGCTAGCAGAGGAAATTCAAAAGGCTCATGTAATTTGTGTGGTATATTCGGTGGAGGATGAGGACACGTTGGACCGGGTGGCCAGTTACTGGTTACCCTTAATCAGACAGTCGTCGCCGAACAACCGATGCCCAATCGTTCTTGTTGGCAATAAAATTGATCTCGTCGACTATTCAACCATTGAG GCCGTTTATCCaattatgaaagaattttctgaaatagAGAGCTGCATCGAG TGTTCCGCCAAAACgttgcaaaatatttcagaaatgttTTATTATGCGCAAAAAGCTGTCCTGCATCCTACTACGCCCCTTTACAACTACGACACACAAGAG TTAACGGACGAATGCAAAACTGCACTGAGAAGAATATTTAAG ataTGTGACCTTGACAATGACGGTCTGTTGAACGATATGGAATTGAACACGTTTCAACAATGGTGCTTCAATACTCCCCTACAACCTCAAGTCTTAGTTGATGTAAAAGCAGTTCTTTCTAAAAATATCACCGATGGGATTAGCGAGGGCTGCGTCACAATGAAAG GTTTCATGTATCTGCAGTGTCTATTTATACAGCGAGGTCGCAACGAAACGACATGGGCTGTTCTCAGAAAGTTTGGTTACGACAGTGATCTCTTAATGTCTAAAGAATATATCCATCCTCC TTTGAAGGTACCATTGGGCTGTACGACCGAATTATCGCACAAAGGCCAGGAGTTCTTAGCTGTACTTTTTATGCAACACGATTGCGATCATGACGGCGCTCTATCTCCGCTAGAACTGGAGATGCTTTTCTCTCGCTGTCCGAGTCCACCCTGGGGTGACGAATATCGGTTTGTCGTACCTACCAACGAAAAG GGTTGGATCACATTTCAAGGATTTATGTGCCAATGGGCATTGATGACGTTGACCAATGTACGAAAAACTTTGGAATACATGGCATACCTTGgttacaatatgtataataacgagTGCCAAACAAATGCTATTAACGTGAcacgtgagaaaaaattggatttGGCCAAAAAACAGTCCAGCAGAAACGTGTATAGCTGTCACGTTATAGGACCGAAGAGCAGCGGCAAAACAACCTTATGCAGAACTTTCGTAGATCCAAAACTTGAG AAATTGAAACCAGATATAGTCCCATCCACCTCACACATCACAGTGAATACGGTGCATGTATATGgacaagagaaaacgatcgtGCTCAGGgacataaatattttaaacgtTCAAGATGCCTTGACACCTGCACAAATCCAATGCGACGCTGCGGCTCTCGTTTACGACGCTAGCAATCCAAAATCGTTCGAGTACATTGCTCGGATTTTCATT AAATACTTTGCCGACAGTAAAATACCGGTACTGATAGTCGCAAACAAGAGTGACCTCACGGAAGCGAAGCAGGACTATCTGTTGCAGCCCAACAGTTTCTGCAGCAAATACAAATTAATGCCACCTCAGCCTTACAGTGTTACACGTACTGTGCGTCGTGAAATATTTGTCAAGCTGGCTACTATGGCAGCATTCCC CCGCTTTCAAGCAGCGTGGGTATTATTTTACAAGCACAG TCCACTGAGGCGTATGGTCCACATGTTACTTGTGAAACCCTCACCCATTGAGTGGTGGAGTTCGATTAGAAG GCACATGAAGCAATTTGGTTTGATACAAGGAGAGTCTGTCGTTTGGTGGAAAGCTGGACTCGGACTTGCTGTGGCTACAGTTGCTGGATTTGTTGTGATGCGCGTCCTGAATACTGACAAGAGATAG
- the LOC124413909 gene encoding mitochondrial Rho GTPase isoform X4, which produces MVAAGNTVMRQGGTRRNVRILLVGERGVGKTSLILSLVSEEYAEDVPSKAEEITIPADVTPEQVPTHIVDYSAAEQTDDQLAEEIQKAHVICVVYSVEDEDTLDRVASYWLPLIRQSSPNNRCPIVLVGNKIDLVDYSTIEAVYPIMKEFSEIESCIECSAKTLQNISEMFYYAQKAVLHPTTPLYNYDTQELTDECKTALRRIFKICDLDNDGLLNDMELNTFQQWCFNTPLQPQVLVDVKAVLSKNITDGISEGCVTMKGFMYLQCLFIQRGRNETTWAVLRKFGYDSDLLMSKEYIHPPLKVPLGCTTELSHKGQEFLAVLFMQHDCDHDGALSPLELEMLFSRCPSPPWGDEYRFVVPTNEKGWITFQGFMCQWALMTLTNVRKTLEYMAYLGYNMYNNECQTNAINVTREKKLDLAKKQSSRNVYSCHVIGPKSSGKTTLCRTFVDPKLEKLKPDIVPSTSHITVNTVHVYGQEKTIVLRDINILNVQDALTPAQIQCDAAALVYDASNPKSFEYIARIFIKYFADSKIPVLIVANKSDLTEAKQDYLLQPNSFCSKYKLMPPQPYSVTRTVRREIFVKLATMAAFPHMKQFGLIQGESVVWWKAGLGLAVATVAGFVVMRVLNTDKR; this is translated from the exons ATGGTTGCGGCCGGCAATACGGTTATGCGTCAAGGTGGGACGCGGCGAAATGTTAGAATTCTCTTGGTGGGGGAGCGTGGAGTTGGAAAAACCTCCCTGATACTCTCCTTGGTTAGCGAGGAGTACGCCGAGGATGTCCCCAGCAAGGCTGAGGAGATCACGATACCGGCGGATGTCACTCCGGAACAGGTCCCCACTCATATAGTCGATTACTCGG CTGCAGAACAGACGGACGACCAGCTAGCAGAGGAAATTCAAAAGGCTCATGTAATTTGTGTGGTATATTCGGTGGAGGATGAGGACACGTTGGACCGGGTGGCCAGTTACTGGTTACCCTTAATCAGACAGTCGTCGCCGAACAACCGATGCCCAATCGTTCTTGTTGGCAATAAAATTGATCTCGTCGACTATTCAACCATTGAG GCCGTTTATCCaattatgaaagaattttctgaaatagAGAGCTGCATCGAG TGTTCCGCCAAAACgttgcaaaatatttcagaaatgttTTATTATGCGCAAAAAGCTGTCCTGCATCCTACTACGCCCCTTTACAACTACGACACACAAGAG TTAACGGACGAATGCAAAACTGCACTGAGAAGAATATTTAAG ataTGTGACCTTGACAATGACGGTCTGTTGAACGATATGGAATTGAACACGTTTCAACAATGGTGCTTCAATACTCCCCTACAACCTCAAGTCTTAGTTGATGTAAAAGCAGTTCTTTCTAAAAATATCACCGATGGGATTAGCGAGGGCTGCGTCACAATGAAAG GTTTCATGTATCTGCAGTGTCTATTTATACAGCGAGGTCGCAACGAAACGACATGGGCTGTTCTCAGAAAGTTTGGTTACGACAGTGATCTCTTAATGTCTAAAGAATATATCCATCCTCC TTTGAAGGTACCATTGGGCTGTACGACCGAATTATCGCACAAAGGCCAGGAGTTCTTAGCTGTACTTTTTATGCAACACGATTGCGATCATGACGGCGCTCTATCTCCGCTAGAACTGGAGATGCTTTTCTCTCGCTGTCCGAGTCCACCCTGGGGTGACGAATATCGGTTTGTCGTACCTACCAACGAAAAG GGTTGGATCACATTTCAAGGATTTATGTGCCAATGGGCATTGATGACGTTGACCAATGTACGAAAAACTTTGGAATACATGGCATACCTTGgttacaatatgtataataacgagTGCCAAACAAATGCTATTAACGTGAcacgtgagaaaaaattggatttGGCCAAAAAACAGTCCAGCAGAAACGTGTATAGCTGTCACGTTATAGGACCGAAGAGCAGCGGCAAAACAACCTTATGCAGAACTTTCGTAGATCCAAAACTTGAG AAATTGAAACCAGATATAGTCCCATCCACCTCACACATCACAGTGAATACGGTGCATGTATATGgacaagagaaaacgatcgtGCTCAGGgacataaatattttaaacgtTCAAGATGCCTTGACACCTGCACAAATCCAATGCGACGCTGCGGCTCTCGTTTACGACGCTAGCAATCCAAAATCGTTCGAGTACATTGCTCGGATTTTCATT AAATACTTTGCCGACAGTAAAATACCGGTACTGATAGTCGCAAACAAGAGTGACCTCACGGAAGCGAAGCAGGACTATCTGTTGCAGCCCAACAGTTTCTGCAGCAAATACAAATTAATGCCACCTCAGCCTTACAGTGTTACACGTACTGTGCGTCGTGAAATATTTGTCAAGCTGGCTACTATGGCAGCATTCCC GCACATGAAGCAATTTGGTTTGATACAAGGAGAGTCTGTCGTTTGGTGGAAAGCTGGACTCGGACTTGCTGTGGCTACAGTTGCTGGATTTGTTGTGATGCGCGTCCTGAATACTGACAAGAGATAG
- the LOC124413909 gene encoding mitochondrial Rho GTPase isoform X2 — MVAAGNTVMRQGGTRRNVRILLVGERGVGKTSLILSLVSEEYAEDVPSKAEEITIPADVTPEQVPTHIVDYSAAEQTDDQLAEEIQKAHVICVVYSVEDEDTLDRVASYWLPLIRQSSPNNRCPIVLVGNKIDLVDYSTIEAVYPIMKEFSEIESCIECSAKTLQNISEMFYYAQKAVLHPTTPLYNYDTQELTDECKTALRRIFKICDLDNDGLLNDMELNTFQQWCFNTPLQPQVLVDVKAVLSKNITDGISEGCVTMKGFMYLQCLFIQRGRNETTWAVLRKFGYDSDLLMSKEYIHPPLKVPLGCTTELSHKGQEFLAVLFMQHDCDHDGALSPLELEMLFSRCPSPPWGDEYRFVVPTNEKGWITFQGFMCQWALMTLTNVRKTLEYMAYLGYNMYNNECQTNAINVTREKKLDLAKKQSSRNVYSCHVIGPKSSGKTTLCRTFVDPKLEKLKPDIVPSTSHITVNTVHVYGQEKTIVLRDINILNVQDALTPAQIQCDAAALVYDASNPKSFEYIARIFIKYFADSKIPVLIVANKSDLTEAKQDYLLQPNSFCSKYKLMPPQPYSVTRTVRREIFVKLATMAAFPPLRRMVHMLLVKPSPIEWWSSIRRHMKQFGLIQGESVVWWKAGLGLAVATVAGFVVMRVLNTDKR, encoded by the exons ATGGTTGCGGCCGGCAATACGGTTATGCGTCAAGGTGGGACGCGGCGAAATGTTAGAATTCTCTTGGTGGGGGAGCGTGGAGTTGGAAAAACCTCCCTGATACTCTCCTTGGTTAGCGAGGAGTACGCCGAGGATGTCCCCAGCAAGGCTGAGGAGATCACGATACCGGCGGATGTCACTCCGGAACAGGTCCCCACTCATATAGTCGATTACTCGG CTGCAGAACAGACGGACGACCAGCTAGCAGAGGAAATTCAAAAGGCTCATGTAATTTGTGTGGTATATTCGGTGGAGGATGAGGACACGTTGGACCGGGTGGCCAGTTACTGGTTACCCTTAATCAGACAGTCGTCGCCGAACAACCGATGCCCAATCGTTCTTGTTGGCAATAAAATTGATCTCGTCGACTATTCAACCATTGAG GCCGTTTATCCaattatgaaagaattttctgaaatagAGAGCTGCATCGAG TGTTCCGCCAAAACgttgcaaaatatttcagaaatgttTTATTATGCGCAAAAAGCTGTCCTGCATCCTACTACGCCCCTTTACAACTACGACACACAAGAG TTAACGGACGAATGCAAAACTGCACTGAGAAGAATATTTAAG ataTGTGACCTTGACAATGACGGTCTGTTGAACGATATGGAATTGAACACGTTTCAACAATGGTGCTTCAATACTCCCCTACAACCTCAAGTCTTAGTTGATGTAAAAGCAGTTCTTTCTAAAAATATCACCGATGGGATTAGCGAGGGCTGCGTCACAATGAAAG GTTTCATGTATCTGCAGTGTCTATTTATACAGCGAGGTCGCAACGAAACGACATGGGCTGTTCTCAGAAAGTTTGGTTACGACAGTGATCTCTTAATGTCTAAAGAATATATCCATCCTCC TTTGAAGGTACCATTGGGCTGTACGACCGAATTATCGCACAAAGGCCAGGAGTTCTTAGCTGTACTTTTTATGCAACACGATTGCGATCATGACGGCGCTCTATCTCCGCTAGAACTGGAGATGCTTTTCTCTCGCTGTCCGAGTCCACCCTGGGGTGACGAATATCGGTTTGTCGTACCTACCAACGAAAAG GGTTGGATCACATTTCAAGGATTTATGTGCCAATGGGCATTGATGACGTTGACCAATGTACGAAAAACTTTGGAATACATGGCATACCTTGgttacaatatgtataataacgagTGCCAAACAAATGCTATTAACGTGAcacgtgagaaaaaattggatttGGCCAAAAAACAGTCCAGCAGAAACGTGTATAGCTGTCACGTTATAGGACCGAAGAGCAGCGGCAAAACAACCTTATGCAGAACTTTCGTAGATCCAAAACTTGAG AAATTGAAACCAGATATAGTCCCATCCACCTCACACATCACAGTGAATACGGTGCATGTATATGgacaagagaaaacgatcgtGCTCAGGgacataaatattttaaacgtTCAAGATGCCTTGACACCTGCACAAATCCAATGCGACGCTGCGGCTCTCGTTTACGACGCTAGCAATCCAAAATCGTTCGAGTACATTGCTCGGATTTTCATT AAATACTTTGCCGACAGTAAAATACCGGTACTGATAGTCGCAAACAAGAGTGACCTCACGGAAGCGAAGCAGGACTATCTGTTGCAGCCCAACAGTTTCTGCAGCAAATACAAATTAATGCCACCTCAGCCTTACAGTGTTACACGTACTGTGCGTCGTGAAATATTTGTCAAGCTGGCTACTATGGCAGCATTCCC TCCACTGAGGCGTATGGTCCACATGTTACTTGTGAAACCCTCACCCATTGAGTGGTGGAGTTCGATTAGAAG GCACATGAAGCAATTTGGTTTGATACAAGGAGAGTCTGTCGTTTGGTGGAAAGCTGGACTCGGACTTGCTGTGGCTACAGTTGCTGGATTTGTTGTGATGCGCGTCCTGAATACTGACAAGAGATAG